From a single Labrenzia sp. PHM005 genomic region:
- a CDS encoding VOC family protein: MKIEQMHHVAYRCKDAKETVEWYGKMLNMDFILAIAEDHVPSTHEPDPYMHIFLDAGNNNVLAFFELPTKPEMGFDPNTPRWVQHIAFKVKDRDELIGFKDHLEANGVEVLGVTDHSIFHSIYFFDPNGHRVELACPDPDEEALLAKLDDVKWQMLEEWSKTKKAPKHAEWLHAKELSDV, encoded by the coding sequence ATGAAAATTGAGCAGATGCATCACGTTGCCTACCGGTGCAAAGACGCCAAGGAAACCGTCGAATGGTACGGCAAGATGCTGAACATGGATTTCATCCTGGCAATTGCCGAGGACCATGTGCCGTCCACTCATGAGCCTGATCCTTACATGCACATCTTCCTGGATGCCGGGAACAACAATGTTCTCGCCTTCTTTGAATTGCCGACAAAGCCAGAAATGGGTTTTGACCCGAACACGCCGCGCTGGGTCCAGCACATCGCATTCAAGGTCAAGGACCGGGACGAGCTGATTGGCTTTAAAGACCATCTGGAAGCAAACGGGGTTGAAGTTCTGGGCGTGACCGATCACTCAATCTTCCACTCCATCTATTTCTTCGACCCGAACGGCCACCGCGTAGAACTTGCCTGCCCGGATCCGGACGAAGAGGCGCTTTTGGCCAAGCTGGATGATGTGAAATGGCAAATGCTGGAAGAGTGGTCGAAGACCAAAAAAGCGCCGAAACACGCTGAATGGCTGCACGCAAAAGAGCTGTCCGATGTGTGA